The Acomys russatus chromosome 3, mAcoRus1.1, whole genome shotgun sequence genome has a window encoding:
- the LOC127209266 gene encoding histone H2B type 1-F/J/L, with protein MPEPAKSAPAPKKGSKKAVTKAQKKDGKKRKRSRKESYSVYVYKVLKQVHPDTGISSKAMGIMNSFVNDIFERIASEASRLAHYNKRSTITSREIQTAVRLLLPGELAKHAVSEGTKAVTKYTSSK; from the coding sequence ATGCCTGAGCCAGCGAAGTCCGCCCCCGCCCCGAAGAAGGGCTCCAAGAAGGCCGTGACCAAGGCGCAGAAGAAGGACGGCAAGAAGCGCAAGCGCAGCCGCAAGGAGAGCTACTCCGTGTACGTGTACAAGGTGCTGAAGCAGGTGCACCCCGACACGGGTATCTCGTCCAAGGCCATGGGCATCATGAACTCGTTCGTCAACGACATCTTCGAGCGCATCGCCAGCGAGGCGTCGCGCCTGGCGCACTACAACAAGCGCTCGACCATCACGTCGCGGGAGATCCAGACGGCCGTGCGCCTGCTGCTGCCCGGGGAGCTGGCCAAGCACGCCGTGTCGGAGGGCACCAAGGCCGTCACCAAGTACACCAGCTCCAAGTGA
- the LOC127209190 gene encoding histone H2A type 1-B, translated as MSGRGKQGGKARAKAKTRSSRAGLQFPVGRVHRLLRKGNYSERVGAGAPVYLAAVLEYLTAEILELAGNAARDNKKTRIIPRHLQLAIRNDEELNKLLGRVTIAQGGVLPNIQAVLLPKKTESHHKAKGK; from the coding sequence ATGTCTGGACGCGGTAAGCAAGGAGGCAAGGCTCGCGCCAAGGCCAAGACGCGCTCGTCCCGCGCCGGCCTGCAGTTCCCCGTGGGCCGCGTGCACCGCCTGCTGCGCAAGGGCAACTACTCGGAGCGGGTGGGCGCCGGCGCCCCGGTCTACCTGGCGGCCGTGCTGGAGTACCTGACGGCCGAGATCCTGGAGCTGGCCGGCAACGCGGCCCGCGACAACAAGAAGACGCGCATCATCCCGCGACACCTGCAGCTGGCCATCCGCAACGACGAGGAGCTCAACAAGCTGCTGGGACGCGTCACCATCGCGCAGGGCGGCGTCCTGCCCAACATCCAGGCGGTGCTGCTACCCAAGAAGACCGAGAGCCACCACAAGGCCAAGGGAAAATAA